In Ochotona princeps isolate mOchPri1 chromosome 31, mOchPri1.hap1, whole genome shotgun sequence, a single window of DNA contains:
- the PRXL2C gene encoding peroxiredoxin-like 2C, whose translation MAAPAPVTQQIVGGATPVATPTGPERGQPLAAAVAELPVLDARGRRVPFGALFRERRAVVVFVRHFLCYICKEYVEDLAKIPKSFLQEADVTLILIGQSSYHHIEPFCKLTGYSHEIYVDPEREIYKRLGMKRGEEVSSSGQSPHIKSSLLSGSLQSLWRAVTGPLFDFQGDPAQQGGTLIVGPGNNIHFIHLDRNRLDHKPINSVLQLVGVQHVNFTSRPSVLHV comes from the exons ATGGCCGCACCCGCCCCGGTAACCCAGCAGATCGTCGGCGGGGCAACCCCGGTCGCGACCCCGACCGGCCCCGAGCGCGGGCAGCCCCTGGCGGCCGCCGTGGCCGAGCTGCCGGTGCTCGACGCGCGCGGGAGGCGGGTGCCGTTCGGCGCCCTGTTCCGGGAGCGGCGGGCCGTGGTGGTCTTCGTGCGG CATTTCCTGTGTTACATCTGCAAGGAATACGTGGAAGATCTGGCCAAAATCCCCAAAagcttcctgcag gAAGCAGATGTCACCCTTATACTGATCGGACAGTCATCCTACCATCATATTGAG CCGTTCTGCAAACTAACTGGATATTCTCATGAAATCTATGTGGATCCTGAGAGAGAAATTTATAAAAGACTGGGAATGAAAAGAGGTGAAGAAGTTTCCTCCTCAG GCCAGAGCCCCCACATAAAGTCCAGCCTCCTCTCGGGCAGCCTCCAGAGCCTGTGGCGGGCGGTGACGGGACCGCTGTTCGACTTCCAAGGCGACCCGGCCCAGCAAGGCGGAACCCTCATTGTGGGTCCAG gTAACAACATCCATTTCATACACCTCGACAGGAACAGGCTGGACCACAAGCCCATCAACTCTGTTCTGCAGCTGGTGGGAGTTCAGCACGTGAACTTCACAAGCCGCCCTTCGGTGCTGCACGTGTGA